One genomic region from Phorcysia thermohydrogeniphila encodes:
- a CDS encoding NCS2 family permease, with translation MSPRQANLLQDKENKNTQEAGKELRKELVAGLTTFFTMSYILVVNPAILSSTGMPKEGVIFATAVASAIATFVMGIYAGLPFALAPGMGLNAYFAYTVCGQMGIKWQTALTAVFLEGVIFLLMAFFGARRALFKAIPPSLAYGISAGIGLFIALIGLKNSGIIVQDPHTLVKLGNLKSFEALVTLLSLILIATLLKKGISGSLLLGIIFVEGLALVFGKAQLPETFFGFPSPSAAFQLDFHSIFTGAIIPVIVAFLLVDVFDTVGTLSGLSARLGIPLTDKKIGRALTSDAIGTTVGGLLGTSTVTTYIESSSGIASGGRTGITAITVAILFLLSLFLYPLISAIPEFATSAVLIYVGAFMMASLRKINWEDPSESLPAFVILIGIPFTFSISDGMGLGFITYTAVKVLTGRLKDLNPLLILITVIFTAKFFA, from the coding sequence ATGTCCCCACGGCAGGCCAATCTACTACAGGATAAAGAAAACAAAAATACTCAGGAAGCTGGGAAGGAGTTAAGGAAAGAACTTGTAGCCGGACTCACCACCTTTTTCACCATGTCCTACATACTGGTTGTAAACCCAGCAATCCTCTCCTCTACAGGAATGCCCAAGGAAGGAGTAATATTTGCGACGGCCGTCGCATCGGCGATTGCAACTTTCGTAATGGGTATTTACGCAGGACTTCCCTTTGCTTTAGCTCCCGGAATGGGACTTAACGCCTACTTTGCCTATACCGTCTGCGGTCAGATGGGAATAAAGTGGCAGACAGCCCTAACAGCAGTTTTCTTGGAAGGAGTTATATTCCTACTAATGGCTTTCTTTGGCGCAAGGAGAGCTCTCTTCAAGGCTATCCCGCCCTCCTTAGCCTACGGAATCTCTGCAGGTATAGGACTGTTTATTGCACTCATAGGGTTAAAGAACAGCGGAATCATCGTTCAGGATCCCCACACCTTAGTAAAACTTGGAAACCTTAAAAGCTTTGAAGCCTTAGTAACTCTTCTCTCGCTAATTCTAATAGCCACGCTACTAAAGAAAGGGATTTCAGGGAGTCTCCTCTTAGGGATAATCTTTGTGGAAGGTTTAGCCCTTGTTTTCGGGAAAGCACAACTGCCCGAAACCTTCTTTGGGTTTCCATCGCCATCTGCCGCATTTCAGCTTGATTTTCACTCCATCTTCACCGGAGCCATAATTCCCGTTATAGTGGCTTTCCTGCTGGTTGACGTTTTTGACACCGTAGGAACGCTTTCAGGCCTCTCTGCAAGGCTCGGGATACCCCTTACAGACAAAAAAATCGGGAGAGCTCTAACCTCAGACGCCATCGGCACAACGGTAGGCGGGCTACTCGGGACGTCAACTGTAACGACTTACATAGAGAGCTCCAGCGGTATTGCCTCCGGCGGTAGGACGGGAATCACAGCAATTACAGTAGCTATTCTTTTCCTACTCTCACTTTTCCTCTACCCGCTAATATCGGCAATCCCAGAATTTGCAACCTCTGCCGTCCTTATATACGTTGGAGCTTTCATGATGGCCTCACTAAGGAAAATAAACTGGGAAGACCCTTCAGAGTCCCTTCCGGCATTCGTGATACTCATCGGGATACCGTTTACCTTTAGCATCTCTGACGGAATGGGACTCGGATTCATAACCTACACGGCAGTAAAAGTGCTAACCGGAAGATTGAAGGATTTAAATCCTCTTCTTATCTTAATTACTGTAATATTTACGGCAAAATTCTTCGCCTAA
- the mutL gene encoding DNA mismatch repair endonuclease MutL has product MIKRLPEEVVLKIASGQIASSPSAVLKELIENALDAGATEVTVKIDDPFNFRVIDNGIGIPYKDLPLAVERFATSKIEKAEDLERIKTYGFRGEALHAISQVSHLQIKSRYRNENIGGKIEVKGGKVLSLSPIPFSGGTTVIVNSLFFNTPVRKKTFDGREKKRLIQTVKTFALCHPEVTFRIDAETLPATSLKERIRQLFGESIHFNYATSERVKLLFTSAFDDERKKVSYIFVNRRAVTVSEIEKLLEELRVKNYILFIDLPPQEVDVNVTPSKERVFLKDKKVLKEIEEILKSNVSLPSIPFIREKREVEYRSPIELLGTDGTVIIAHDSDYYYFFDQHLVHERVNYEELLKELKEGKLRQKQLVPPLELKAPKEAVKKLKELHVSFEVSRDEIRILSLPEILEVSDVENIIEGKPLESVAETACRRALKTGYIPLNFDDVRELFNRYLKCSEREVCPHGRPIYYRIKKTKILRKLGRS; this is encoded by the coding sequence ATGATAAAGAGACTCCCCGAAGAGGTAGTACTCAAAATCGCCTCCGGCCAAATAGCCTCATCGCCCTCTGCCGTCCTGAAAGAGCTAATTGAAAACGCTCTGGACGCAGGGGCTACAGAAGTAACCGTGAAAATAGACGACCCTTTCAACTTCCGGGTAATTGACAACGGAATCGGAATACCCTACAAGGACTTACCCTTAGCCGTTGAGAGGTTCGCAACCAGCAAGATAGAGAAGGCGGAAGACCTTGAAAGGATAAAAACTTACGGCTTTAGAGGAGAAGCCCTCCACGCAATATCTCAGGTCTCCCACCTGCAGATAAAGAGCAGGTATAGAAACGAGAACATAGGAGGAAAGATAGAGGTAAAAGGTGGAAAAGTTCTCTCCCTTTCACCAATTCCATTTTCAGGCGGAACAACGGTTATCGTTAACTCACTTTTCTTTAACACGCCTGTAAGGAAAAAGACCTTTGACGGAAGGGAGAAAAAGAGGTTAATTCAAACGGTAAAAACCTTTGCCCTCTGCCACCCGGAGGTAACTTTTAGGATTGACGCTGAGACTCTACCGGCAACCTCCTTAAAGGAAAGGATTCGCCAGCTCTTTGGAGAGTCTATACACTTTAACTACGCAACTTCCGAAAGGGTAAAGCTCCTCTTTACAAGCGCCTTTGATGACGAAAGGAAGAAAGTCTCCTACATTTTCGTAAACAGAAGAGCAGTTACAGTGTCAGAGATAGAGAAACTCTTAGAAGAGCTAAGGGTTAAGAACTACATCCTCTTCATTGACCTTCCACCCCAAGAGGTGGACGTAAACGTTACCCCTTCAAAGGAGAGGGTTTTCCTAAAAGATAAAAAGGTTCTTAAAGAGATTGAGGAAATACTCAAGAGCAATGTCTCCCTACCGTCAATACCATTTATCAGGGAAAAGAGGGAGGTAGAGTACAGGTCACCTATAGAGCTCCTCGGAACTGATGGAACCGTAATCATCGCCCACGACAGCGACTACTACTACTTTTTTGACCAACACTTAGTCCACGAGAGGGTCAACTACGAGGAGCTCCTAAAGGAGCTAAAGGAAGGAAAACTTCGCCAAAAGCAACTTGTTCCCCCATTAGAGCTGAAAGCCCCTAAGGAGGCTGTTAAAAAGCTTAAAGAGCTCCATGTCAGCTTTGAAGTCTCAAGGGATGAAATAAGAATTCTCTCTCTTCCAGAGATTTTAGAGGTTAGCGATGTAGAAAATATAATTGAAGGGAAACCATTAGAAAGTGTGGCTGAAACTGCCTGTAGGAGAGCTCTAAAGACTGGCTATATCCCACTAAACTTTGATGACGTGAGGGAGCTCTTTAACAGGTACTTAAAGTGTTCAGAGAGGGAAGTATGTCCCCACGGCAGGCCAATCTACTACAGGATAAAGAAAACAAAAATACTCAGGAAGCTGGGAAGGAGTTAA
- a CDS encoding chloride channel protein, with product MIYERLEVRRILFLSIIVGIVAGLFTIAFIKTLELSTHFFLTEIVGYTPPKPSGEGGTPDYNFYMEHKWLLPLVTALGGLITGILIYFFSPESAGVGTDAAIRAFHHNLPVGFKTAVMKLITSAITIGSGGASGREGPMALIGASIGKGIATKLKLSSREQNILLAAGLGAGIGAMFRAPFAGGILSAEVFYKEDFEVEALIPGFVASIVAYIVAGSVIGFEPLFHTEVPFPHFSKETIAGFVLLGIVSAVVAKILVKTYFTLRDFFRKLKVHPILKPAVGGFFVGICGLITPLAIGNSYGWIQMFMSNQATPFSIGELILSIFIVILALSLTLGSGGSGGVFGPSLVVGGITGAALSEVLNALFGEPVFNTGVMTIVGMISVFTAVASAPLSTIVLVAEMTQGYNILPLALISLLLAQLIAGNEKTIFESQVKKRIDSPLHKDELKAYILETAKVKEVMTKDVITLSPEDTALKAKEIMAEKFIAGIPITVNGKVVGIVTTSDILKVEPEKLKEVKLKEIMTPNPECVLPDWTLLKVMRILTSKGFGRAPVVSDFETMKLVGIISRSDIGKFLIKKGIT from the coding sequence ATGATTTACGAAAGGCTAGAAGTCCGAAGGATTCTCTTCCTCTCAATAATAGTTGGAATCGTTGCAGGGCTGTTTACTATAGCCTTCATAAAAACCTTAGAGCTCTCAACCCACTTCTTCTTAACAGAAATTGTCGGCTATACCCCACCAAAGCCTTCAGGGGAAGGGGGAACACCTGATTACAACTTCTACATGGAACACAAGTGGCTCCTGCCGCTTGTAACAGCCTTGGGTGGACTCATAACGGGCATTCTCATCTACTTCTTCTCACCCGAATCTGCAGGAGTTGGAACGGATGCAGCAATAAGGGCATTCCACCACAACCTTCCCGTTGGATTTAAGACGGCAGTAATGAAGCTCATAACCTCTGCAATTACCATAGGCTCCGGCGGGGCCTCCGGAAGGGAAGGTCCCATGGCCCTTATCGGAGCCAGTATAGGAAAAGGCATTGCAACAAAACTAAAGCTTAGCTCCAGGGAACAAAACATTCTCCTTGCGGCAGGCCTTGGTGCCGGAATAGGGGCAATGTTTAGAGCTCCCTTCGCCGGCGGAATTCTGAGTGCCGAAGTCTTCTATAAGGAGGACTTTGAAGTTGAAGCCTTGATACCCGGCTTTGTCGCCTCAATTGTTGCCTATATAGTTGCAGGAAGCGTTATCGGTTTTGAACCCCTCTTTCACACCGAAGTTCCCTTTCCCCACTTTTCCAAAGAAACCATTGCAGGATTTGTTCTCTTAGGAATCGTCTCTGCAGTGGTTGCAAAAATCTTAGTAAAGACCTACTTCACCTTACGAGACTTTTTTAGAAAGCTAAAAGTTCACCCGATTTTAAAGCCTGCAGTTGGCGGTTTCTTCGTCGGCATCTGTGGCCTTATAACGCCTTTAGCTATTGGGAACTCCTACGGATGGATACAGATGTTTATGAGCAATCAAGCGACTCCCTTTTCAATCGGTGAATTAATCCTAAGTATTTTCATCGTTATACTTGCCCTTTCCCTAACCCTTGGCTCTGGTGGCTCTGGCGGTGTTTTTGGCCCATCCCTCGTTGTAGGTGGCATTACAGGGGCTGCCCTCTCAGAAGTTCTTAACGCTCTTTTCGGCGAGCCAGTTTTTAACACAGGGGTTATGACTATCGTTGGAATGATTTCCGTATTCACGGCCGTTGCCAGTGCCCCCTTATCAACGATTGTCCTCGTTGCCGAGATGACCCAAGGGTACAACATTCTCCCACTGGCTCTTATATCGCTCCTTTTAGCCCAGCTAATAGCAGGAAATGAAAAAACGATATTTGAGAGCCAAGTTAAGAAAAGAATTGACTCCCCCCTTCACAAAGATGAGCTAAAGGCCTACATTCTTGAAACGGCCAAGGTGAAAGAGGTGATGACAAAAGACGTCATAACGCTCTCCCCCGAAGATACCGCCCTAAAGGCAAAGGAAATTATGGCAGAGAAGTTCATAGCCGGAATTCCAATAACGGTTAACGGAAAAGTTGTCGGAATCGTTACAACTTCCGACATCTTAAAAGTAGAGCCAGAAAAGTTAAAAGAGGTTAAGCTAAAAGAGATAATGACACCCAACCCTGAGTGCGTTCTTCCCGACTGGACGCTCCTGAAAGTAATGAGGATACTTACATCAAAAGGTTTTGGCAGAGCTCCCGTCGTAAGTGACTTTGAAACGATGAAACTCGTAGGAATAATCTCAAGGTCAGACATAGGGAAATTCCTGATTAAAAAAGGCATAACATGA
- a CDS encoding DUF505 domain-containing protein: protein MVIRKEHALALLRVREEELNNAPACQLFMKSEEPPYLELERMNLLRMVRPLEYSLTYWGRALANIIDEMVSKGLIEHPSKWDEDFRWLGSEVIMMIETAIENGDVPGPLTEEELKKRGFVEEKKVEKKGTVVVINQYAKDVYDIFKNAHPRLIIDRELCQYIKEMPAGPAESSMLPAGGRFPILMGAMRLLAFSVPTSDVYALTALGQEIKKACECLAPTYETVISEDIMDSLARVIDEGVEALTDEEKEVLMALAYIDGEGNILPAGEHLLEAYRIWKERCFRPVKSINVEILDAELLKAIREVWKHHESDPSVMPTVDELVHYMFYKPLKDYKHLIQHYGRRLYQDLGYQKKEEIMKKFSEVKTAEELFKSFYEKGNKWYEKMYDIVQESLYTLESFNLIRAEEKEGKKVHYLTEYGEKVLEDMEKRGIREIPAVAVKAITLTNKEFASPNVDWYRKAVDAQLVGGGEATEAGKMYAQMAYEIRRLPHITRFELQVLHKIPERGFFVKDVYEQFDETWKEEVEYALNKLEARGYIDILQNEAIVLTEAGKLIKRALSGTPEGFANPITPLAVRVLEALRKVGTLYEKEKKVRVLPKNFAEAMKLSGLDPESFEKELIVLRASNLIGKNSINEAGLLILEALEKLN from the coding sequence ATGGTAATTAGGAAGGAACACGCCCTTGCTCTTTTAAGAGTTAGAGAGGAGGAGCTGAACAACGCACCGGCATGTCAGCTCTTTATGAAAAGTGAGGAGCCTCCATACTTAGAGCTTGAGAGGATGAACCTTTTGAGGATGGTAAGGCCTTTAGAATACTCCCTTACCTACTGGGGAAGAGCTCTCGCAAACATCATTGATGAGATGGTTAGCAAGGGACTCATAGAGCATCCTTCAAAGTGGGACGAGGACTTTAGATGGCTTGGCTCTGAAGTTATCATGATGATTGAAACCGCCATTGAAAACGGGGATGTTCCGGGACCACTTACAGAAGAAGAGCTAAAGAAGAGGGGATTTGTTGAAGAGAAGAAAGTAGAAAAGAAAGGAACAGTAGTTGTTATCAACCAGTACGCGAAGGACGTTTACGATATCTTCAAAAATGCCCACCCAAGGCTGATTATAGACAGGGAGCTCTGCCAGTACATCAAGGAGATGCCTGCAGGACCAGCAGAATCCTCAATGCTTCCAGCTGGCGGCAGGTTCCCGATACTCATGGGAGCTATGAGGCTTCTTGCGTTCTCCGTTCCAACTTCAGACGTGTACGCCCTAACAGCCCTTGGTCAGGAGATAAAGAAGGCCTGCGAGTGCCTTGCGCCGACCTATGAAACTGTTATCTCCGAGGACATAATGGACTCCCTTGCCCGTGTAATAGATGAGGGAGTTGAGGCTCTGACCGACGAGGAAAAAGAAGTCCTTATGGCACTTGCTTACATAGACGGTGAGGGTAACATCCTTCCTGCCGGTGAGCACCTCCTTGAAGCCTACAGGATATGGAAGGAGAGGTGCTTTAGGCCTGTTAAGTCCATCAACGTTGAAATTCTTGATGCAGAACTCCTTAAGGCCATCCGTGAGGTCTGGAAGCACCACGAAAGCGATCCGTCAGTTATGCCTACAGTAGACGAACTCGTCCACTACATGTTCTACAAGCCCCTTAAGGACTACAAGCACCTCATCCAGCACTACGGAAGGAGGCTCTACCAAGATTTAGGCTACCAGAAGAAAGAAGAGATTATGAAGAAGTTCTCAGAGGTAAAAACTGCCGAGGAGCTCTTTAAGAGTTTCTACGAAAAGGGCAACAAGTGGTACGAGAAGATGTACGATATCGTTCAGGAATCTCTTTACACTTTAGAGTCCTTTAACCTGATAAGGGCTGAAGAGAAAGAAGGAAAGAAGGTTCACTACCTCACCGAGTACGGTGAAAAGGTTCTTGAGGATATGGAAAAGCGCGGTATAAGGGAAATTCCTGCCGTTGCTGTTAAGGCGATTACCCTTACAAACAAAGAGTTTGCATCTCCAAACGTTGACTGGTACAGAAAGGCCGTTGATGCCCAGCTTGTTGGCGGTGGTGAAGCCACCGAAGCCGGTAAGATGTACGCTCAGATGGCCTATGAAATAAGGAGGCTGCCCCACATCACCCGCTTTGAGCTTCAGGTTCTCCACAAGATACCCGAAAGGGGCTTCTTCGTGAAGGACGTTTACGAACAGTTTGATGAAACTTGGAAGGAGGAAGTTGAGTACGCCCTCAACAAGCTTGAGGCTCGTGGCTACATAGACATTCTCCAGAACGAGGCTATCGTTCTAACCGAGGCAGGAAAGCTCATAAAGAGGGCACTTTCTGGAACTCCTGAAGGTTTTGCAAACCCAATTACGCCGCTTGCAGTAAGGGTTCTGGAGGCTCTGAGAAAAGTAGGAACCCTCTATGAGAAGGAGAAAAAGGTGAGGGTTCTGCCTAAGAACTTTGCCGAGGCTATGAAGCTTTCCGGCCTTGACCCTGAGTCCTTTGAGAAGGAGCTTATCGTTCTAAGGGCTTCTAACCTAATCGGTAAGAACAGCATCAACGAGGCCGGTCTCCTCATCTTAGAGGCTCTTGAGAAGCTCAACTAA
- a CDS encoding nitrate- and nitrite sensing domain-containing protein: MASPQDAKGRITVLTVVPLIVVLIFAYFLISESFKQVKSAESLEKGIILSTKISAVVHELQKERGRSAGFLGSGGKEFKEELREQRLLTDKAISELKAVVDKEYLAALPEETRRVIERVVSDELNSVSEIRNKVDRKEITLKEAVSFYTRLNNELIDAIGEIAKVSDNAGITRELAAYADFLYAKEKMGLERAILSVAFARDRFDLSLFKRFVNLLAQQKAFIKSFELVAPDNVVEYYRKTVVSSTPAGEVSKLERLALSSPFDGGFNVDPNYWFGVITDKIDLMKKVEDYISRDLISRVDVVKESSKGKLMMAIVLSAISVVVVLGIRLTMGRSSEG; the protein is encoded by the coding sequence ATGGCTTCTCCTCAGGACGCCAAGGGGAGGATTACAGTCCTCACTGTAGTTCCCCTAATTGTCGTTCTTATCTTCGCCTATTTCTTGATATCTGAGAGTTTCAAGCAAGTCAAGAGTGCAGAGTCCCTTGAGAAGGGCATCATACTATCAACGAAGATTTCTGCCGTAGTTCACGAGCTTCAGAAGGAAAGGGGAAGGAGTGCAGGTTTCCTCGGTAGCGGCGGAAAGGAGTTTAAGGAGGAGCTCCGAGAACAGAGGCTTTTGACCGATAAGGCGATTTCAGAGCTTAAAGCTGTCGTTGATAAAGAGTACCTCGCAGCTCTACCGGAAGAGACAAGGAGGGTAATTGAGCGTGTTGTATCTGATGAGCTGAACAGCGTTAGCGAGATAAGGAATAAGGTTGATAGAAAGGAGATAACTCTAAAGGAAGCTGTTAGCTTTTATACAAGACTGAACAATGAACTCATTGATGCTATTGGTGAGATTGCTAAGGTAAGTGACAATGCAGGTATTACAAGAGAGCTTGCTGCCTATGCTGATTTCCTCTATGCCAAAGAAAAAATGGGACTTGAGAGAGCTATTCTCTCTGTTGCCTTTGCCCGCGATAGGTTTGACCTCTCCCTCTTTAAGAGGTTCGTTAATCTCCTTGCGCAGCAGAAGGCCTTTATTAAGTCCTTTGAGCTTGTAGCTCCAGATAACGTCGTTGAATACTACAGGAAGACAGTTGTATCTTCCACTCCGGCAGGAGAGGTATCTAAGCTTGAGAGGCTTGCCCTTTCTTCACCTTTTGACGGAGGATTTAACGTTGACCCGAACTACTGGTTTGGCGTGATTACTGACAAGATAGACCTTATGAAAAAGGTTGAGGACTACATCTCCCGTGACCTCATCTCAAGGGTTGACGTTGTGAAGGAAAGCTCCAAGGGTAAGCTGATGATGGCTATTGTCCTTTCCGCTATATCTGTTGTAGTAGTTCTTGGAATTAGACTAACAATGGGAAGGAGTTCTGAAGGGTAG
- a CDS encoding RtcB family protein, with protein MEPTVIEGRIPIYVYAKEIEPEVRAQIERIKDLPFFRDKIVIMPDCHAGKGCVIGFTGYFDEVVIPNIVGVDIGCGVYTYPLGIKVDKENPKESLNLPKFDAFVKGRIPIGLTSRTKSNAKKLPLSKEDKELLSEIKSILINTYKIDLQDPILQVGTLGSGNHFLELGYDTESGELYLTVHSGSRNLGLRVCNHFQRKAKEYTKKRFSDIPADLSFLPLNKGGREYLRAMKLAQKYADLNRRMILKLIVEEFFGQEFNENKVIKSVHNYIDLERDMCVRKGAISAHRGERVVIPFNLTTGLIIGRGKGIRELNFSAPHGAGRKVSRRKAKEQFTVSDFRKAVEEAGVFSTTVNKDTLDEAPFAYKDPKEILEFLPKTVEVERFIRPIYNLKG; from the coding sequence ATGGAACCAACGGTAATTGAAGGAAGGATACCTATATACGTTTACGCAAAGGAGATAGAACCGGAAGTAAGAGCGCAGATTGAAAGGATAAAGGACCTACCTTTCTTCAGGGACAAGATAGTCATAATGCCTGATTGCCACGCCGGTAAGGGTTGCGTTATAGGGTTTACGGGGTACTTTGATGAAGTTGTAATCCCGAATATTGTCGGCGTTGATATAGGCTGTGGGGTCTATACATACCCCCTTGGAATAAAAGTTGATAAGGAAAACCCAAAGGAGAGCCTAAACCTTCCAAAGTTTGACGCTTTTGTAAAGGGAAGAATTCCCATTGGGCTTACATCAAGGACAAAGTCAAACGCAAAGAAGCTGCCATTGAGTAAGGAGGATAAGGAGCTCCTTTCAGAAATTAAGTCCATCCTCATAAACACCTACAAGATAGACCTACAAGACCCTATCCTGCAGGTGGGAACGCTCGGTAGCGGTAACCATTTCTTGGAGCTTGGTTACGATACGGAAAGCGGGGAGCTCTACCTAACAGTCCACTCAGGTTCAAGGAACTTGGGCTTAAGGGTCTGCAACCACTTCCAGAGGAAAGCAAAGGAATATACAAAGAAGAGGTTCTCTGACATTCCGGCAGACTTATCCTTTCTCCCCCTCAACAAGGGTGGAAGGGAATACCTAAGGGCAATGAAACTGGCTCAAAAGTATGCGGACCTTAACAGGAGGATGATTCTAAAGCTAATCGTTGAAGAGTTTTTCGGACAGGAGTTTAACGAAAATAAAGTCATAAAGAGCGTTCACAACTATATAGACCTTGAAAGGGACATGTGCGTGAGGAAAGGAGCAATATCCGCCCATAGGGGCGAAAGAGTTGTTATTCCCTTTAACTTAACAACGGGACTAATCATTGGAAGAGGAAAAGGAATAAGGGAATTAAACTTCTCCGCCCCCCACGGAGCCGGAAGGAAGGTTAGCAGGAGAAAGGCAAAGGAACAGTTTACAGTAAGCGATTTCAGGAAAGCTGTTGAAGAGGCAGGAGTTTTCTCAACAACCGTAAATAAAGATACCTTAGACGAAGCTCCCTTCGCCTACAAAGACCCCAAGGAGATTCTTGAATTCCTACCAAAGACCGTAGAAGTGGAAAGATTTATCAGACCGATATATAACTTAAAAGGGTAG
- a CDS encoding GTP-binding protein, protein MLDKLLNGGEGRVVTLSGRMGRTVFFDFNPVEKKLPGGYTLRYSIYTIPGQDIYAKTREILIRGADGFVFVVDSRKKRLEANVNSMEELSSLLRKFGRLSVPLVIQYNKRDLPDALPVDVLRKNLNTAGYPEVEAVASKGIGVRETFNLIAKLSFSHFLVSASLRVHRSGESVGG, encoded by the coding sequence ATGTTAGATAAGTTGCTTAACGGGGGAGAAGGTAGGGTTGTAACACTTTCTGGGAGAATGGGAAGGACTGTTTTCTTTGATTTTAATCCTGTTGAGAAAAAACTTCCCGGAGGATATACGCTTAGGTACTCTATTTATACGATTCCGGGACAGGACATTTACGCAAAAACAAGGGAAATCCTAATAAGGGGGGCAGACGGTTTTGTTTTTGTAGTTGATTCACGGAAAAAACGTCTTGAGGCTAACGTGAACTCTATGGAGGAGCTCTCTTCTCTTCTCAGAAAGTTTGGCAGGTTGTCAGTTCCTCTCGTTATCCAGTACAACAAGAGGGACCTTCCGGATGCTCTTCCTGTAGATGTTTTAAGGAAGAACCTCAATACCGCCGGCTATCCAGAAGTGGAAGCCGTTGCTTCAAAGGGTATAGGCGTTAGGGAGACCTTTAACCTTATAGCCAAACTGTCATTTTCTCACTTCCTCGTTAGTGCCTCCCTTAGGGTCCACAGGTCTGGAGAATCTGTCGGGGGATAG